The following coding sequences are from one Arachis hypogaea cultivar Tifrunner chromosome 7, arahy.Tifrunner.gnm2.J5K5, whole genome shotgun sequence window:
- the LOC112702860 gene encoding probable E3 ubiquitin-protein ligase XERICO encodes MGLSSLPSPSEGVLCALLVNTVLSVSIFKGIVRTILHIVGIHLSSSSSPNATSQSHQPSESFEFLLSPSETFIEEFRSRTPTIRFDSMFSCGKPEHDCCVCLSQFEPESEINRLPCGHLFHKVCLEKWLDYWNITCPLCRNPLMPEDNDPWLLVSNE; translated from the coding sequence ATGGGCCTCTCAAGTCTGCCATCGCCGTCCGAAGGAGTGCTATGTGCACTTCTTGTTAACACTGTGCTCTCAGTCTCCATATTTAAAGGCATTGTTAGGACAATCCTTCACATTGTTGGCATCCACCTTTCATCATCCTCTTCGCCGAACGCCACCTCCCAGAGCCATCAACCATCCGAGTCATTCGAGTTCCTCCTTAGCCCCTCAGAAACATTCATCGAAGAGTTTAGGAGCCGGACGCCTACAATCCGCTTCGACAGCATGTTCTCCTGTGGGAAACCTGAACATGACTGCTGTGTGTGCCTCTCTCAATTTGAGCCGGAATCTGAGATAAACCGCTTGCCCTGCGGCCATCTCTTCCACAAAGTGTGCTTGGAGAAGTGGTTGGATTATTGGAACATCACATGCCCACTTTGCAGGAACCCTTTGATGCCTGAAGACAATGATCCATGGCTCTTAGTAAGCAATGAATGA